One genomic region from Actinocatenispora thailandica encodes:
- a CDS encoding ABC transporter ATP-binding protein — protein MTAQSPIATQPAVAATNLTKTYGTGPTAVPALTDVSVTFGAGEFTAIMGPSGSGKSTLLHCLAGLDTVTHGSVRIAGVELTALSDRALTRLRRDRIGFVFQSFNLLPTLTAEQNILLPLELAGRRAGPTAGPDADWLRHLIRVTGLTGRLRHRPAELSGGQQQRVACARALVSRPAVVFADEPTGNLDSRSGAEVLGLLSASVRELGQTIVMVTHDPVAAGYADRVVLLADGRLVDEIARPTPDTVLAAMQRLGAAC, from the coding sequence ATGACGGCGCAATCACCCATCGCGACCCAGCCTGCGGTCGCGGCCACGAACCTGACCAAGACGTACGGCACCGGCCCCACCGCCGTGCCCGCCCTGACCGACGTGAGCGTGACGTTCGGTGCCGGCGAGTTCACCGCGATCATGGGGCCGTCCGGTTCCGGCAAGTCGACCCTGCTGCACTGCCTCGCCGGTCTCGACACCGTCACGCACGGTTCGGTACGGATCGCCGGCGTCGAACTGACCGCGCTGTCCGACCGGGCGCTGACCCGGCTGCGCCGCGACCGGATCGGGTTCGTGTTCCAGTCGTTCAACCTGCTGCCCACGCTCACCGCGGAGCAGAACATCCTGCTGCCGCTGGAACTCGCCGGCCGCCGGGCGGGTCCGACCGCCGGGCCGGACGCCGACTGGCTGCGCCACCTGATCCGGGTCACCGGGCTGACCGGCCGGCTGCGGCACCGCCCGGCCGAGCTGTCCGGCGGCCAGCAGCAGCGCGTCGCGTGCGCGCGGGCGCTGGTGTCCCGGCCGGCGGTGGTGTTCGCCGACGAGCCCACCGGCAACCTGGACTCGCGCTCGGGCGCCGAGGTGCTCGGCCTGCTGTCCGCGAGCGTGCGGGAACTCGGCCAGACCATCGTGATGGTCACGCACGACCCCGTCGCCGCCGGGTACGCGGACCGGGTGGTGCTGCTCGCCGACGGCCGGCTCGTCGACGAGATCGCCCGGCCGACGCCGGACACCGTGCTGGCGGCGATGCAGCGGCTCGGTGCGGCATGCTGA